Proteins from one Bacillota bacterium genomic window:
- the cas5e gene encoding type I-E CRISPR-associated protein Cas5/CasD, whose translation MEVPGQPLLLLRLEGPLQSWGLRSRWDVRDSGDEPSKSGVIGLLGCALGYPMYDRRLEELDSELTLGIRVECEGRKLVDFHTITGTIPMAGGGVKGTPDDPSTIISPRSYLQDAAFLAILSGPAELLFRCRSALLAPKWPIYLGRKSCVPTRPVFEGLSYEYANLEDALRRHPWRWEGRATLREYPARLRCVMEDPLGEAVRPDRIRTNPARMYESRRVRVLWADFPGESEEGETCISHA comes from the coding sequence ATGGAAGTGCCCGGACAGCCTCTGCTACTGCTCCGCCTGGAAGGACCTCTACAATCGTGGGGCCTGCGGTCCCGATGGGACGTGCGCGACAGTGGTGACGAACCATCTAAGTCCGGCGTGATTGGCTTGCTCGGATGCGCCTTGGGCTATCCCATGTACGACAGGCGTCTCGAAGAGCTAGATTCCGAACTGACCTTGGGCATACGCGTGGAATGTGAAGGACGCAAGTTGGTGGACTTCCATACGATCACAGGTACAATACCGATGGCAGGCGGCGGAGTGAAAGGCACACCTGACGACCCCTCTACAATCATCTCGCCCCGCTCCTACCTTCAAGACGCTGCGTTCCTGGCGATCCTGAGTGGACCCGCTGAGCTTCTCTTCAGGTGTAGGTCGGCTCTGCTCGCGCCGAAATGGCCGATATACCTGGGACGCAAGTCCTGTGTGCCAACGCGGCCTGTGTTCGAAGGGTTAAGCTACGAGTACGCGAACCTAGAAGACGCCTTGCGCCGGCATCCATGGCGCTGGGAGGGCCGAGCTACGCTCAGGGAATATCCGGCCCGTCTGCGCTGCGTGATGGAGGATCCACTAGGGGAAGCCGTCCGTCCAGACCGCATCAGGACCAACCCCGCTCGGATGTATGAGAGTCGCCGCGTAAGGGTGCTATGGGCCGATTTCCCAGGTGAGTCCGAGGAGGGTGAGACATGTATCTCTCACGCCTGA
- the cas7e gene encoding type I-E CRISPR-associated protein Cas7/Cse4/CasC gives MLLEFHLLQNHAPSNLNRDDSGSPKDCIFGGVRRARISSQCLKRSIRTSPLFTEEIGGIDLGLRTRKLPHKVKEILLARGIDEALAEVAAAKATGFGNKDGKEQKDGKTAQVMFLSPQDIEAVAEVLFTKASTAGSAEDMAKLSAKDLQAEAALKGWRPITPDIGLFGRMITSEAFRDVQAAVQVAHAISTHRMDHEFDYFTAVDDLLGLGEEEDDAGAGMIGDIEFNSACYYKYFSIDYDAFVQNLAGPEPETRASEREKAAHREAVADARTIAAKVIPAFLRAAVFTTPSGKQNTFAAHQLPDAVLVEVRPHQTPVSYANAFVSPARAKNDVDLVGDSLRKFVEHCELLTRKFSLEADPRLWFCTRDIQVTGTTGCDTMDDLLAALGQVLAR, from the coding sequence ATGTTGTTGGAGTTCCATCTTCTCCAAAACCATGCCCCGAGCAACCTCAACCGGGATGATTCTGGTAGCCCAAAGGACTGCATCTTCGGAGGAGTGAGGCGAGCGAGGATCTCAAGCCAGTGCCTGAAGCGCAGCATCCGGACCTCCCCGCTGTTCACTGAAGAGATCGGAGGAATCGACCTTGGGCTGCGCACTCGAAAGCTGCCGCACAAGGTCAAGGAAATCCTTCTGGCGCGGGGGATTGATGAAGCCCTGGCGGAGGTTGCGGCGGCCAAGGCAACTGGTTTCGGCAACAAGGACGGCAAAGAACAGAAGGACGGCAAGACAGCGCAGGTGATGTTTCTCTCGCCGCAAGACATCGAAGCGGTGGCTGAGGTGCTGTTTACGAAAGCAAGCACAGCTGGAAGTGCGGAAGATATGGCCAAGTTGAGCGCGAAGGACTTGCAGGCCGAGGCCGCGCTCAAAGGATGGAGGCCGATCACCCCGGACATCGGTCTGTTCGGCCGGATGATCACATCGGAGGCGTTCCGCGATGTGCAGGCTGCGGTGCAGGTCGCTCACGCCATCTCCACTCACCGCATGGACCACGAATTCGACTACTTCACTGCGGTTGACGACCTCCTCGGTTTGGGAGAGGAAGAGGATGATGCCGGAGCAGGCATGATAGGCGACATAGAGTTCAACTCTGCCTGCTACTACAAGTACTTCTCCATCGATTACGATGCTTTCGTTCAAAACCTCGCCGGTCCGGAACCAGAAACCAGAGCCAGTGAGCGCGAGAAGGCGGCTCATAGGGAAGCTGTAGCCGATGCCAGGACGATCGCAGCGAAAGTAATCCCCGCCTTCCTACGTGCCGCGGTTTTCACAACACCGTCGGGCAAGCAGAACACATTTGCGGCACACCAGTTGCCTGACGCGGTCCTGGTGGAGGTGCGACCGCATCAGACGCCTGTAAGTTACGCCAACGCGTTTGTAAGCCCTGCGCGGGCGAAGAACGACGTTGACTTGGTGGGGGACAGCCTGCGGAAGTTTGTTGAACATTGCGAATTGTTGACTCGCAAGTTCTCTCTGGAAGCAGATCCTCGCTTGTGGTTCTGCACGCGGGATATCCAGGTAACCGGCACTACTGGCTGCGATACGATGGATGATCTCCTGGCTGCCCTGGGTCAGGTTCTGGCGAGGTGA
- the casB gene encoding type I-E CRISPR-associated protein Cse2/CasB, which translates to MSEAIATEPTTDHVDVFVSRLAKLDRGDLAILRRNAGRTLAETRNAAGLFYRLLPLGVPERDEELYFLLATLYGLNDHKPEKDFGATMRAVRVKTGRESVDRRMAILLDSEFDLVDGFRPGGGEMAYRLRQCVRLAASEEVGVDWAVLLRHLLRWMSASKHVRKQWARSYYGRLPEETSDSQNTKGGNS; encoded by the coding sequence GTGAGTGAGGCAATTGCGACTGAACCCACCACAGATCATGTGGATGTCTTCGTGAGCCGATTGGCCAAGCTGGACCGAGGCGATCTCGCCATCCTTCGGCGCAACGCTGGCCGTACCCTGGCCGAGACCAGGAATGCCGCAGGGCTGTTTTACCGGCTTCTCCCCCTGGGTGTGCCGGAGCGGGACGAAGAGCTGTACTTCCTCCTGGCCACGTTATATGGGCTCAATGACCACAAGCCCGAGAAGGATTTTGGCGCCACGATGCGGGCTGTGAGGGTCAAGACAGGACGGGAGAGTGTGGACCGGCGCATGGCGATTCTCCTGGACAGTGAGTTTGACCTGGTCGACGGATTCCGCCCGGGTGGCGGCGAGATGGCCTACAGGCTGCGGCAGTGTGTGCGCTTGGCCGCAAGTGAAGAGGTTGGCGTGGACTGGGCTGTGCTCCTTCGCCACCTGCTGCGATGGATGAGCGCCAGCAAGCACGTGCGCAAACAGTGGGCCCGGTCATACTACGGCAGACTGCCTGAGGAGACTTCAGACTCTCAGAACACAAAGGGAGGTAATTCCTGA
- the cas3 gene encoding CRISPR-associated helicase Cas3': MIAEHSLVFRLWAKTAPFHPLPCHLIDVGNVTQALVKTSAFAATAARAGAAIGCPTDVLPAWLAYFTALHDIGKCHHDFQGRGPDQYIMPLKERGLSCVVQDRDYRHEGLSALWVQKFLMSDLGLPVQLSRTVGQALRGHHGDFGAPAPEEPEFQHDTWEALRRELEAIVRRVLAPRDWRPVEVDHSVFGLLLSGLLVWSDWIASNQELFPRRVYTADVEDYAPQSALVAMEAIEKLGLDITNPWREGEPFLHTWRTLRIDKARPVQRRCEELARTDAGPGLWIIEAPMGEGKTEAAVYLATQWGARGHNGTYVALPTAATGNQMFDRVKAFLKDRDPELAAGARLVHGQAWLVGEDAAVPSVAPGLSGGSQDESHLALEWFRPKKRSLLAPYGVGTIDQALFSVLHVKHGFLRLFGLSGKVLIVDEVHAYDPYMSRILTRLLRWCRALQIPVILLSATLPEARRRALVEAYAPEANYTSRFPGEYAPYPLVTTVSSSGETAEHEVAGERRRRHIRVHRYPGFLENPEKLASLALDLVAQGGCLCVLVNTVDTAQRVFQAIEGRMRPDDSCRLLLFHARFRACRRREIEEEVVRLFGKRSLLNEDEPGYVPRPRRAILVATQVVEQSADVDFDEMITELPPADLLLQRVGREHRHSRAQRPTGDEARLHVAWPEACIPPVLGKTERVYQRFVLLKTMAALVTREMIVLPDDIRPMIEGVYDGRPWAEGAELVSNEEDFRREESLSEDEREADEARKYLIPEPNPREFRLAQLRLGAFDEEESGAASYFRARTRLGDDTMSVLLLEGTALAEELASSRAPERRVLAEIMMNSVSLPRYWWTGVAAEEGFTLPEPGPSWLPGQYVLRLRGGEWRGRRGAESVVIRDNPDHGVLLKRGE; this comes from the coding sequence GTCACCTCATCGATGTCGGAAATGTGACTCAGGCCTTGGTAAAGACCTCTGCCTTCGCGGCAACGGCGGCCAGGGCCGGCGCGGCGATTGGGTGCCCCACTGATGTGCTGCCAGCGTGGCTTGCGTACTTCACTGCATTGCATGATATCGGAAAATGCCACCATGACTTTCAAGGTCGGGGCCCGGACCAGTACATAATGCCTCTGAAGGAGCGAGGTCTGTCGTGTGTAGTACAGGACAGGGATTACCGCCATGAGGGCTTGAGCGCCCTGTGGGTCCAGAAGTTCCTCATGAGTGATCTCGGATTGCCGGTTCAGCTTTCACGCACGGTTGGGCAGGCACTTCGCGGGCATCATGGGGATTTCGGTGCCCCCGCACCGGAAGAGCCTGAGTTTCAGCATGATACATGGGAGGCACTCAGACGCGAGCTCGAGGCGATTGTTCGAAGGGTTCTTGCCCCGCGTGATTGGCGACCGGTCGAGGTTGACCACAGTGTATTCGGTTTGCTCCTGTCGGGGTTGCTCGTTTGGAGCGACTGGATCGCATCGAACCAAGAGCTCTTTCCTCGCAGAGTGTACACCGCTGACGTGGAGGATTACGCCCCGCAAAGCGCTTTGGTCGCCATGGAAGCGATAGAGAAGTTAGGGCTTGACATTACCAACCCATGGCGGGAAGGTGAGCCCTTCCTGCACACGTGGAGGACGCTCCGCATCGATAAGGCCCGTCCCGTGCAGAGACGCTGCGAGGAACTGGCCCGGACGGATGCTGGGCCTGGGTTATGGATCATAGAGGCTCCTATGGGCGAAGGGAAGACCGAGGCTGCTGTCTATTTGGCGACGCAATGGGGCGCCAGAGGGCACAATGGCACGTACGTCGCTCTGCCCACTGCAGCGACTGGCAACCAGATGTTCGACCGGGTCAAAGCTTTTCTCAAGGATCGTGACCCTGAACTGGCCGCAGGAGCGCGTCTTGTACATGGACAAGCCTGGCTGGTTGGCGAGGATGCGGCGGTGCCGTCTGTCGCACCGGGGCTATCTGGGGGCTCTCAAGACGAGTCACATTTGGCTCTCGAATGGTTTCGACCGAAGAAAAGAAGTCTTCTGGCGCCGTATGGTGTCGGAACAATCGATCAGGCGCTCTTCAGTGTCCTTCATGTCAAGCACGGGTTCTTGCGACTGTTCGGGTTGTCGGGCAAGGTTCTGATCGTGGACGAAGTCCATGCGTACGACCCATACATGTCACGCATCCTCACGCGGCTGTTGCGCTGGTGCCGGGCACTCCAGATACCAGTAATCCTGCTCTCCGCAACGCTTCCAGAGGCCAGACGCCGGGCCCTGGTGGAGGCTTATGCCCCAGAAGCTAACTACACGTCTCGCTTCCCCGGTGAATACGCCCCCTATCCTTTGGTAACGACGGTCAGTAGTTCGGGCGAAACTGCGGAACACGAGGTAGCGGGCGAACGCCGTCGCAGACACATTAGGGTGCACCGCTACCCCGGATTTCTCGAGAACCCGGAGAAGCTGGCGTCGCTGGCGCTAGATCTGGTGGCACAAGGTGGTTGTCTCTGCGTACTGGTCAACACAGTCGACACGGCGCAGCGGGTGTTCCAGGCCATTGAGGGGCGCATGCGGCCTGATGATTCCTGCCGGCTACTTCTATTCCACGCACGTTTCCGGGCCTGCCGCCGCCGGGAGATCGAGGAAGAGGTGGTCCGACTCTTCGGGAAGAGAAGCTTGCTTAACGAGGACGAGCCCGGTTATGTTCCGCGGCCACGGAGGGCAATTCTCGTGGCCACACAGGTTGTGGAACAGAGCGCGGACGTGGACTTCGACGAGATGATCACGGAGCTACCGCCGGCGGACCTACTCCTGCAGCGAGTAGGGCGCGAGCATCGACACTCACGCGCCCAGAGACCGACTGGAGACGAGGCCCGACTGCATGTGGCATGGCCAGAGGCCTGCATACCCCCTGTGCTGGGAAAGACAGAGCGGGTCTACCAGCGATTCGTGTTGCTCAAGACCATGGCTGCGCTCGTGACCCGTGAGATGATTGTGCTCCCTGATGATATCCGCCCCATGATCGAGGGCGTCTACGATGGAAGACCATGGGCCGAAGGGGCGGAGTTGGTAAGCAATGAGGAGGATTTCCGCCGGGAGGAGAGCCTGTCGGAAGACGAACGGGAGGCCGACGAGGCCAGGAAGTACCTTATTCCTGAACCGAACCCAAGAGAGTTCAGGTTGGCGCAACTGCGGTTGGGTGCTTTCGACGAAGAGGAGAGTGGTGCTGCATCGTACTTCCGGGCCCGGACCAGACTCGGGGACGACACTATGTCGGTCCTGCTTCTTGAAGGCACGGCCCTTGCTGAAGAATTGGCCAGTTCCCGCGCGCCAGAGCGAAGAGTCCTGGCGGAGATCATGATGAACTCAGTCAGCCTTCCGCGCTATTGGTGGACGGGAGTAGCAGCCGAGGAAGGCTTCACGTTGCCCGAACCTGGCCCATCATGGCTGCCTGGTCAGTACGTGTTGCGCCTACGAGGAGGTGAATGGAGAGGGAGAAGAGGCGCTGAGTCCGTTGTCATTCGGGATAATCCGGATCACGGCGTATTGTTGAAGAGGGGAGAGTGA
- the casA gene encoding type I-E CRISPR-associated protein Cse1/CasA, with product MASFDLLVERWIPAARMDGSVGQYGVVGLLEAAHELAGLVEPAPSVQLGIYRFLIAFVMDAYSLKEIWQIEDLLRTGGFEPERIRAYIDLVGRSRFDLFHPEHPFMQPLVEGEAGTECINKLFQHLPSGSFTTHFHHLDPAAQAFAPAVCARGLLAIPPFMTAGGAGYSPSVNGAPPWYVLVKGTTLFETIVLNCCVLPIPELEGDEPPAWRTERPVKPRQEARCTSLLEGLTWRPRQIRLIPSEGGVCTYSGQYSDVLVRQMRFSFGFKYGGGWTDPQVAYRIDANGQSPLRPREGRELWRDIGPVAFLRRHEYESERGKVRFQRPQVVEQYVDLLEMGALPHCRSVIDLEVFGVRTDLKMKIFEWQCERLSLPTQVAETPGAGARIQTGLEMAETVGYLVGRAMKMAYPREGKSNTQAFKGLIESAEREFWAGLRPCFEAEYMLKLPDLDASDPEAFPALLEEWRTILRRHGREVLDRHLEGLDANAQELRRQVAARDSYELGVYRALYGPREKQESQSKRKGRQAS from the coding sequence TTGGCTTCGTTCGATCTCTTGGTCGAACGGTGGATTCCCGCCGCGCGGATGGATGGGAGTGTTGGTCAATACGGGGTCGTGGGTTTGCTTGAAGCTGCGCACGAACTAGCCGGGCTTGTCGAGCCGGCGCCGTCGGTGCAACTCGGGATATACCGGTTCTTGATCGCTTTCGTCATGGATGCCTACAGTCTCAAGGAGATCTGGCAGATCGAGGACCTTCTGCGCACCGGCGGTTTTGAACCCGAACGCATCCGAGCTTACATCGACTTGGTCGGCAGGAGCCGGTTCGACCTGTTTCACCCGGAGCACCCGTTCATGCAACCCCTAGTCGAAGGTGAAGCCGGCACTGAGTGTATCAACAAACTGTTCCAGCACCTGCCCTCGGGATCGTTCACCACTCATTTCCATCATCTTGACCCCGCGGCTCAAGCCTTCGCTCCAGCGGTATGTGCGCGAGGGCTGTTGGCCATTCCGCCGTTCATGACGGCAGGTGGAGCCGGGTACTCACCGAGCGTCAACGGGGCTCCGCCCTGGTATGTTTTGGTCAAAGGGACCACCCTGTTCGAGACCATAGTCCTCAACTGCTGTGTGCTCCCCATCCCCGAGCTGGAGGGGGACGAGCCACCGGCGTGGCGAACGGAGCGGCCGGTGAAGCCCAGGCAGGAGGCACGTTGTACTTCATTGCTGGAGGGCCTGACCTGGCGTCCCCGCCAGATCAGGTTAATTCCGAGCGAGGGCGGAGTCTGCACGTACTCCGGTCAGTACTCTGACGTTTTGGTACGTCAGATGCGTTTTAGCTTCGGGTTCAAGTATGGAGGAGGCTGGACGGACCCTCAGGTTGCCTACAGGATCGACGCAAACGGGCAGTCTCCGCTTCGCCCGCGGGAGGGACGGGAACTGTGGCGCGACATAGGACCCGTGGCCTTTCTGCGCAGGCATGAGTATGAAAGCGAACGCGGCAAGGTTCGCTTCCAGAGGCCGCAAGTGGTGGAGCAGTACGTGGATCTGCTAGAGATGGGAGCGCTGCCTCACTGTCGCTCAGTCATCGATCTGGAGGTATTCGGTGTGCGCACCGACCTCAAGATGAAGATCTTCGAGTGGCAATGTGAGCGGCTATCGTTGCCCACCCAGGTGGCCGAGACGCCAGGAGCTGGCGCCAGAATCCAAACAGGGCTCGAGATGGCTGAGACAGTTGGCTACCTGGTCGGACGGGCGATGAAGATGGCTTATCCCCGAGAGGGTAAGAGCAACACTCAGGCCTTCAAAGGGCTCATAGAGTCCGCCGAGCGGGAGTTCTGGGCAGGTCTGCGCCCCTGCTTCGAAGCGGAGTACATGCTGAAGTTGCCGGACCTGGATGCTTCGGATCCTGAGGCATTTCCTGCTCTGCTGGAGGAGTGGAGGACGATCCTGCGACGGCACGGCAGGGAGGTGCTGGACCGCCATCTGGAGGGGTTGGACGCCAACGCCCAGGAGCTGCGCCGTCAGGTGGCGGCGAGGGATTCCTACGAGCTCGGCGTGTACAGGGCGCTCTATGGCCCGAGAGAGAAGCAGGAATCTCAGTCTAAGCGCAAAGGGAGGCAGGCGTCGTGA